The stretch of DNA AGGTCTCGGTTTGCATGACTACTATGAGGTAAAGTTTATTGCTTCCTTCTTGAATCTCCAATGTAATTTCCAGGTAATTAACATGAATATGAGAGAATCATATGCACAAACATGTGTAGCATGGGCTTGCACATTTTATACTTGTGAAAATCAAGGAGTATGCACAAACATGTGTAGCATGGGCTTGCACATTTTACATATGTATGTAACAGAACACATTTGTGAAGTTTAAGctttaatatattttctctGCCTTTCATGGTTTAAACTGGATGTCATGGGAAATATGTGCGTTATAAAGGATTCAAGTGTTGATTGCATGATAAATACAGGCGGTGTAACATGTTCTCTAGACTAGGTGTGAGATAAATATTACTTGCTAGGCGTTTGAGTTTGGGATTTTTGACACAGACAGATCTATTTCACAGGTCTAGTCGCactctttgtaatttttttttaaaatatatatttataaattatggcTCACTGTTTATGTATTTAGCCTTAATGAGGATGTAATTGAGATTATAATAGCTGGTTAGAATTCTTGTTCTGCATAGTTAACTTTTGTTATTAAATGCTCTTTTCTTGACTTTAGCAAGAAAATGCTTGATTGCATTATGTTATTGTCTCAGATTTCTTCTTAATATcttattgaattttcaattaaaaggTTATTGACAAGCCAATGGAttttaatacaataaaaaaccAAATGGAGGCTAACGATGGCACTGGATATAAAAATGTTCGACAAATTTGTGGTGATGTAAGGTTGGTTTTCAAAAATGCTATGAAATATAATGAAGAGAGAAGTAACGTTCATGTTATGGCCAAAACTTTGCTGAAAAAGTTTGAGGAGAAGTGGCTGCAATTTCTGCCTAAGGTTATAGAAGAGGTATTTGCTTGTTTGATCCACTCATTTATTAGTTGTTTGTTTTTATGGACATGGGCACTTGTTGAATACTTCACCACTAAACTTCTAGAGCAACATGCTTACAGGAAAAAAGACGAGAGGAGGAGGAAGCAGAAGCGCAGATGAACATTCAGCTTGTTTATGAGGCGGCTCATAACAAAATGGCTAGAGATATAAACAATGAGGTGTGTCATAGTTAAAAGGGATAAATCACTTCTAAATAAttatgatttactttcaagcaATTTGAAAATGATTTTGCAAGTGTCATATATTTCcgctttaagatatttttatactttaagaGAAGTATGATGGTTGAACTTGGTAGCTATATCATGATGCACTTATTTCAGCTGCACGAGCTTGATCTGCATTTGGAAGAACTTCGAGAAATGGTTGTTCAAAAGTGCAGGTTTGATTTATACTttaaattatgtatattttGATGGTTAAATCCACAATATTGCCCCAATAAAAACAAAGCTGTAATGACAGATCTATTCCTATATCTGGTGTAAAATGAATTTATCTTTGTGTGTGCATTGCATTGAATTTTCCAACACAACCatctcaaaatataaaaaatgaatAGTGAGGAAATTAAGGTGATGATGGCTTACTTATCATATACTAAGCCCTTGTTTGAATTTGGATTTTACCaaagaaaatttcataaagGAAAATAATAGTGAAAGAGAGAAGGAAATCtacaaattttataaaaagacctaatatttatatatatattgtaaatatttgtaattattctaaatttcatAAAATTGTACTACAcatttaagttttaattttttagaaaaagaattttagtctattttttatttgaacaatagaatttataatttattttactcAATCACAATATTAGAAAATAGATTCTTAtagatttgtttttatttttacatctTAAAATCCAAAGTCCAAACAAGACCTAGAGGGATTTGATCCCGTCCCCCAACAAATTATGGAAGTTAGGAAAATGTGGTAATACATTTTCACTTTAAAAAAACTATTCATTCTACAGACACTACTAaccattattttatttatttattttccattctgTAATTTTCCTTCCTCTAGTGCAAAATAATATATTGACAATTTCATTCATGATTCTCATGTGTGATCAAATgccatttaaatatctaaattcTATTTGTATTGGGTGAGCATGTGAGTAGAATGTTTGACAGAGTTGGGGTGGGGGATTTACAATCTTACCTTGCCTCTATGAACCAGCAGGAGCCAGGAATTTGTTAATTCACAACTTTGAACTGTTTCTACAGTATGCCTGATATGTGTGCGAACTTTTTAAGGATGTAAATTTTTCTTGACACTGTTAGGAGTTTTGAGTTTGTATGGCTTATAGTACCACGTACTATgaacaattattttaaattgatgatGGTGGCTTATAGTAATGTCTCATCTTCGGATGCAGTCTGCACACAGTTGTGTGTATAATATCCAATTCCTGGTAACTTTATTATCAGGATGTTGGGAACATTGCTTGTATAACTGAAAATACACGAGTTTGTTTGCACTTATTATTGATGGTTATGAATCTAATTATCTTAAACCATTAATGTAGAAAAATTTCAGTTGAAGAGAAAAGAAAGCTCGGGGCATCTCTCACCAAATTGTCTCCTGAAGATCTCAGCAAGGCACTGGAGATTGTTGCTCAAAATAATCCCGGGTTCCAAGCTACTGCTGAAGAGGTGGACCTTGACATTAATGCTCAGGTGGTCATTTGCATTTCACATTTAATTGTCTATTTTTGTTATATTGTGTCCAATGCATCATGCTGATATCAAAATGGGTATTTTATTCCGTTTGCAGATTGAATCCACATTGTGGAGGCTAAAGTTTTTTGTAAAGGATGCTTTAGAAATTCAAGGCAAGAGTTCCTGCTCAGCAAGTCTGGGTGGCAACAACAACAGCATTGGCAATGCTAACAATAACAACAATGACAACGACATCAACATAAGCGGAAAAGAGAGATTTCTAATGCTATTGCCAAAGCTGTCAAGAGAAACAGTAAGAAGCCCGCTTCTTGATTGCACAACACAATAAGACAGATTTCTTCGCAATTGGTGTCGTAAATTCTATTGCTATAAGTTTTGCTAATTTGACTGACCAATTTTTCACTGTAGTGTACAGAGCAATGTGAAATTTTCCACATCCTTGGTATGTAAGGTAAGCTGTAAATTTTCCACATCGGTCATCATATGGGACGCGATGACTCCCACAATGTCCGTCTAAGGCGAAGTGGTGGAGGAAACTCTAGAAACAATAATGGTGATCGTGGCAGAAATAGTGGAAGGACGCCCCAGCATAGGGAGTGGCAACCCCGCGATCAACGTGGCCAACCACGAGATGGCAATGATCGCCCAAGAAATAGTAGGTCCAAAAGGAGAAGAGAAGACCCTGAGGTCAACAGTGACTACCATCCAAACTACCCTGACGGTCAAGGTGATGACGAAGCTGAAAGTCGGGCTAACAACCAACCAAATCCTGAGTTGGGGGGTTATCAAGCCAGAGGGCCGTATGCCCCTAACAGGCAACATCAACCTGAAAATCCACCCCAAAGGGGTAGGAATGACCAAGTACCACCCCCGACAGATGGAAGGGTTGATAGTCAGAACGCTGGAGGAATGCCAAGAATCGGGCCAGTTTTTGAACGGGTAGGCCCCCGAGGGGGTAGAGACTTGCGGGACGCCCTCAACAGAAATAGAGACAATCGTGGTTCCAACATAGTGAACCCACCTGAGCCAGACCAAGGGGACTAAGCGAATGTTGGTGCCAATATTGCTCAACCTCAAACAGCTACAGATCCGGTGATCCAGGCTCGGTTGGACGAGTTAACCCGATTGGTCAAGGACCTTACCGCACCAAAACCcactgatttggacctagaaaGGAGGAGAGGGTCTGCCTTCTCCCAAATGATTAATGACCTCCCTATTCCAGCAAAGTTCAAGATGCCCACTTGCAAGTACACGGGTAGTGAAGACCCACTAACTCATGTGGAGAACTTCAAAATCCAAATGGACCTTCAAGGAATCAGTGATGACCTTAGGTGTCGAATTTTCCCTGCAACCCTCACGGACTCGGCGCAACAATAGTTTACTAAACTACCTCCAGGAAGAATCACTTCTTGGGATGAGTTTGAAGGGTTATTCTACACCCAATTCTCTTCAGCTCGACAGATACTAGCGGAGTTGGGTGACTTGGTCGCCATCAAACAGAAGCCCGATGAGCCACTAAAAGACTACATTCAACGCTTTATGCAGGAGGCAACTAAAGTAAAAAATCTGAGCGATTATGGCAAGTGGGCCGCCATCATGGGGGGCGTCCTTGTGGGAAGTCGGCTGTGGAAGGATACAAGGCGGAAACCAACCCATACTATGAGAGACTTTCTTGACAGAGCTGATGAGTTTATTAAATTGGAAGAAGCCGAGCGAAACGCTCAAAATTTCAACCAcactaagaataaaaaaaacgGAACAAGCTCAAATAGTCAAAGCTCTCGAGGGGGTAATGGTAGGAATGGCTCCAACAATGGTAAGAGAGGGAATAACAGTAATGGCGGTAACGACAATGATAACAAGAGACTAAAGAATACCCCCGAGCCAGCCCGACGAGATCTAATCCCAAGGTTCACCACCTATAGCCTGCTCCTGGACACAAGAGAAAATATCTACAATGCAACTCACTCGGTGGTACCGTACCGCAAACCTTATCCCATGAGAAAGGACATTAGCAAACGCGACATGAACAAGTTTTGTCGATTCCACAATGACTACGGCCATGACACCGATGAGTGCAATAATCTAAAGGAGGAAATAGAGTTTCTCATCAGACAAAACAACCCCAACTTGAAAAGATATGTACGATGGGACAATGACCGGCCCCCacgacaacaacaacaacaagcagTTGGGGATGACCAACAATTGTTACCTCCCCACGTTGCGGGTCGTTTGGACATTATATCTGGAGGACCTCACCTTGCCGGGAACTCCGAAAAGTCCCGAAAGAAATACGCTCGGTCTCTGCGACATGAACTGGGTGACGATGTGTTGGCTGTCCAAGAGCGAGCTCCCAAGCAACCTCGTTATGAACATGAGTCAATCACGTTCTCTGAAGATGACCCCTTGGTAGTAGAGGTACAAATCGCCAATATGATTGTGGCAAGGACAATGATTGATAATGAGTCGTCAGCCAATATCCTCTTCAAGTCCTCATTGGAAAGGATGGGTTTGGGAGCAAAGGATTTGGAGCCCTGTGAACATCCTATGGATTCACAGGAAGTGGTATGGTGCCGGCTGGACTTATTAAGTTACCATTGACAGTGGGAACAGCCTCCAAGAGTGTCACTATCATGGCATTATTCGTGGTATTGGATATAATATCTCCCTACAATGCCTTAATTGGCCGCCCAACCCTGTATGACCTGAAAGCGGTCACTTCTATCTTTCACCTCCTTGTCAAGTTTCTTATCAAAGGTGGAATTGACTGCTTGAAGGGCAATCAAATAGTAGCACGAGAGTGTTACAACCTATCCATCGCAACCAGGGAGAAAGCAGCCACATCCCTCGAAGCTACGGGAAGTAGTTCTCAACAATGAAGACTCGTCCAAAACGGGGTCGAGGACATTGATCCCCGTTTTGGGGATAATGATACAGGGGTTTGTCCGATTGAAGAATTAGAAGAAATGCCATTAGACCCCAAACAACCATCCAAATTAATCAAGATCGGGAAAAACCTTCCTGAGGACATAAGATCTGCTTTGATCTAGTTCTTAAGGGAAAACCAAGATGTCTTTGCTTGGTCACACGAAGACATGGAGGAAATAAGCTCCACCGTGATAAGTCATGCTTTAAACATCGACGTCGAAAACTTCAAGCTAGTTCAACAAAAAAGAAGGCTACTCGACAAAGAAAGGGCCAAGGCATTGAAGGAAGAGGTGGAAAAACTATGGAACAACAATTTCATCAAAGAGGTCTACTACCCAATTTGGGTATCGAACCCTGTAGTAGTTCCAAAGCCAAATGGCACCTGGAGGGTGTGCATTGACTTTACAGACTTAGACAAGGCATGCCCAAAAGATTGTTTTCCCTTACCGAGAATCGATCAGTTGGTAGACGCAACAGCCGGCCATGAAATTCTGACTTTCATGGATGCGTACTCAGGGTATAATCAGATAAGCATGCACCCAcctgaccaagaacatacaagctttCAAACAGACGTCGGCTTGTATTGCTACAAAGAGATGCCGTTTGGCTTGAAAAATGCTGGAGCCAGCTATCAGAGgttggtcaaccggatgtttaaagagCAAATAGGCAGAAACATGGAGGTCTATGTCGATGACATGCTGGTCAAGTCTAAGAAAGCCCAAGGGCACATTGAAGACTTAAAAGAATGCTTTGAGATCTTAAGACAATAccgaatgaagctcaatcctcTTAAGTGTTCTTTCGGAGTAAGCTCGGTAAAGTTCCTTGGATTTATAGTGAACTCTAAGGGCATCGAGGCTAacccagaaaagataaaggcacTGATCGACATGAAGTCCCCAACTAAAGTTAAAGACGTCCAAAGCTTATTAGGCCGAATCGTTGCCTTGAGTAGATTCGTCTCCTAGTCAACCGACAAATGTGTCGCTTTCTTCAACATCCTAAAAGGTAACAAAAAATTCGAATGGACTGAGGAATGCGAAAATGCCTTCCAAGCTTTAAAGCAACAATTATCCCAGCCGCTGATCCTTTCAAAACCCCTCGATGGTGAAAGGTTAAGCTTATACCTAGCAGTAACAGAACATGCGATTAGCGCAGTCTTGGTGAGGGAGGAAGATAGAGCACAACACACAGTCTACTATGTAAGCAAAAGACTGATTGGGGCAGAGTGTAGATACCCCCTCATAGAAAAATTAACATACTGCTTACTATTAGCATCCAGGAAGCTTCGACCATACTTTCAAGCTCACCCCATTGCAGTACTCACTGACCAACCCTTACGCCAGGTGCTACAAAAACCTGATACATCGGGACGCCTTCTTAAATGGGCAATAGAGTTAGGGCAATATGACATAACGTGTCAGCCAAGATTGGATATTAAAGGGCAGGCCCTGGCTGACTTTGTAGTCGAGTGTACCAAGGCGCAAGAGGGCGACCAACCAACAATAATCAGTGACGTCCAAAGGCCTGACCTGAGCGATTCACCGTAACCACACGTCCATAACTCCGAGAAAAATGAAAACCAAGACCATCCAGGTGAAACCTGTAAGCTACAAGTTATGGTTCTTCTACCGATCAGTCATCAGGAGCGGGGATCACCGTAACAACACCGGAGGGACAACGAATTCACACGGCCATTCGCTTTGGTTTCCTTGCCTCAAACAATGAAGCAGAGTATGAAGCATTAATTGCCGGTCTGAAACTAGCGAAAGAGGTGAAGGCCAGACACTTAGACATTTACAGCGACTCCCAGCTGGTTGTAAACCAAGTTTTGGGAGAGTGCATGGCTAGAGGAGAAAAGATGATTGCCTACCTTAACAAAATACAAGA from Cannabis sativa cultivar Pink pepper isolate KNU-18-1 chromosome 2, ASM2916894v1, whole genome shotgun sequence encodes:
- the LOC115719417 gene encoding transcription factor GTE6-like isoform X1; its protein translation is MDVPVLDVLNVPTVSGYNNVEEVEGYQHLVDELSLKIEELEQKMIEVEQFNSSTSKKHLKASKGSSNSKDKDKEKHIPSLNKQQQEASKREAAAAKRMHDLMRQFGTILSQITRHKWAWPFMQPVDVEGLGLHDYYEVIDKPMDFNTIKNQMEANDGTGYKNVRQICGDVRLVFKNAMKYNEERSNVHVMAKTLLKKFEEKWLQFLPKVIEEEKRREEEEAEAQMNIQLVYEAAHNKMARDINNELHELDLHLEELREMVVQKCRKISVEEKRKLGASLTKLSPEDLSKALEIVAQNNPGFQATAEEVDLDINAQIESTLWRLKFFVKDALEIQGKSSCSASLGGNNNSIGNANNNNNDNDINISGKERFLMLLPKLSRETVRARLELMDRERAGEDCTCGAVRPGAYDHRDSETIFVTSR
- the LOC115719417 gene encoding transcription factor GTE6-like isoform X2, translating into MDVPVLDVLNVPTVSGYNNVEEVEGYQHLVDELSLKIEELEQKMIEVEQFNSSTSKKHLKASKGSSNSKDKDKEKHIPSLNKQQQEASKREAAAAKRMHDLMRQFGTILSQITRHKWAWPFMQPVDVEGLGLHDYYEVIDKPMDFNTIKNQMEANDGTGYKNVRQICGDVRLVFKNAMKYNEERSNVHVMAKTLLKKFEEKWLQFLPKVIEEEKRREEEEAEAQMNIQLVYEAAHNKMARDINNELHELDLHLEELREMVVQKCRKISVEEKRKLGASLTKLSPEDLSKALEIVAQNNPGFQATAEEVDLDINAQIESTLWRLKFFVKDALEIQGKSSCSASLGGNNNSIGNANNNNNDNDINISGKERFLMLLPKLSRETCTEQCEIFHILGM
- the LOC115719417 gene encoding transcription factor GTE6-like isoform X3; translated protein: MIEVEQFNSSTSKKHLKASKGSSNSKDKDKEKHIPSLNKQQQEASKREAAAAKRMHDLMRQFGTILSQITRHKWAWPFMQPVDVEGLGLHDYYEVIDKPMDFNTIKNQMEANDGTGYKNVRQICGDVRLVFKNAMKYNEERSNVHVMAKTLLKKFEEKWLQFLPKVIEEEKRREEEEAEAQMNIQLVYEAAHNKMARDINNELHELDLHLEELREMVVQKCRKISVEEKRKLGASLTKLSPEDLSKALEIVAQNNPGFQATAEEVDLDINAQIESTLWRLKFFVKDALEIQGKSSCSASLGGNNNSIGNANNNNNDNDINISGKERFLMLLPKLSRETVRARLELMDRERAGEDCTCGAVRPGAYDHRDSETIFVTSR